The Toxotes jaculatrix isolate fToxJac2 chromosome 14, fToxJac2.pri, whole genome shotgun sequence genomic interval AAacttttttatgaaaaaaaacaaaaacaaaacaaaacaaaacaaaaaaacttaagTCTCTTTTCTTTTAGAAATGCACTGCCACTAATTGCGTGACGGAACGGGTGCGTTGAGTATGTGCTGCatgctgccctctggtggcaAGAACCTGGAGCTGTGCTACAGGAAAGGGTTGGTGGATGAACCCCCTGAAGGGAATGACCCAGCTGGGGCTCCAGCCTTaaataaagagacaaaaaacattACTGCTGTAAGCCAATTATACCTTCAAATTAAATGTTATAAGTAGCaacattttcagtgaaattaatcagttctgttgttttcttaagTTGATAAAGTTCCTTTAACACACTCGCATtctttaatttcctctttttaatttcttgAAAAAGTTGGGAAAGCAAAAGACAATGCATGCTCACCATGAATGGGTTATTGGACATGCCAGGGCCAGCCATGGGCTGCCCAAAGGGCGTCATGGAGGGTTTGTTCTGACTGTAGACTGGGAATGCAGGGCCTATGGGTGGTAGAGGAAGAAACATATAACAGGTTGCATCTCCTCTCTCCAGCAGTTAAGTAGTGTGTTATCAGagtttataattttcttttatttcattgcaACAGTTATATcaacagagaacaaagaaagGGCCACAAAGAGTGAAACAATCATTTtacaatgattttatttatgagAGTTAATTCTAAGGGACTAAGTCTgtagagaaaataaatcaagagAGCCAAGACCCAGGGTGTCAGCTTGCATTCAGGTGTGAACAGAGCCTTATGAGAGATGTCAGAtttgttcattgtgttttttgtttttgtctttttacagGGAAGAATCTTAAAGCTTTGTATCCTAAATGCAACCGTTTATCACTGTGCAGTAGCTGCCACTGACAAGTAACACTTTTGACTTGCTTTAACTCAATTCTCAACGCAGAGGTGCATCatctaaatgaaaaatataaacaattcATGCTGGGGAAAAAGGTACACGGCCTAAATCACTGACAGGTACTGCACTAGAACAGGGTAAGAGGACAGAGGGATATGGGAGGCCACTAACCATTAGACTGAGGGTGGTAGGCCCCAGGTTGAGCATAAGGGATGGGGGCCTGGCCAGGGAATTGCTGTTGGAAGTTTCCACTGAAACTGGTCGGGAGGCAGTAGGAAGACGCATTCCCAAAGCCGGCAGGCATGCTCATAGAGCCAGTACCAAACGAGGCTACAAGACACATGAAGCATGTGTGTACAGTgaatgcacacacgcacacgcacaacatacacaaacacaaggagGAGTAAGTTCTAGATACTTTGGCAAATCACAAAGCTACTTGGCAATGTAACTGGGTTACATCAAAGTAACACAAATgtataagaaagaaaaatgtgtcttaTAAAATACACCAAacttatgcacacacacctgcagctggAGCTCTGCCATTGGTCTGGAAAGGGTTGGTGGCCATCTCTGGGGCAACGGCTGCAGCAACAAAGGGATTTGTGGATGGGACGGCTAGATGAAACACACAAGTAAGCTACAAAATGAGTCTGGGAAAAAGTACCACTCTGAAAATGTATGTATTATCATTCTGTATGCAGCACTGTAGTAGTAATCATTATTATCACCTCCAAAGCCAGGCTGCATGCTGGGTAACACAGGTGGATTCTGGGCTGGCGATGAACCAAGCACTGGTCCAAATATGTTCCTGTAAAGACGATGCCCAGATTAAATGTTTTCTCATCCATGATACATATGCAGTGAGCATGACAGGCACTAATTAACCTTTATAACTGAGTCACTGACACAGTAAACCACCTTCCTTTTAAACAAACAGTTGAGCTGTGCAAGCAGTCCTGGAATTTAAGTTTCTGCATTCTCATGGTGTCTAAGTAATATGatcaacacacactgcacattaaatttattaaattaatgtAGTGTCTATTCTGTACGTCCCAGTGTGCAGAGGATCCACATGTAGGAAATGAACTGCTTCTAATGAGCAGTCATTAGCAGGTGTGTGCCAGTCTCTCACCCTTGCACATTGCTGCCTGTAGAGGCAGAGGAGCTGAGCTCGTTGTCTAACTCAGCCAGAGCAGCGTAGCGGTCTTCGGTACAGCTCCCTGTCTGGGACTGGGCAGGGACGGCACTAGACATTGATGGGATTGGCACACCTCCTCCTTtccacaattaaaaaaaaaaaaaaaaaaagaaaacacttgaaCATTAAGAGCCACATGCACACTCGAACAATAAAAAGACAAGGAAATAACTGATGACTCAGAGAAAAACTTGATATTTTAATATACACAATGTGAGGTTTAGAACTAAATGTCCACTGGGTGTCTCCCTTCACAGCATTAACAGAGATGTCTTTTTGAAATTGATTAAAGATGAAAGGATGGTTGTGTGCCCAACACATCTCACACCTTAGCATGTCCTTAAGTGCTCACAACAGCGTAAAAACCTTTAAAATTTTATCCTGGAGAAATGTGCTAATATTCAACAGTTGCTAGGCAACAGCAGTTGTGATTACCAGCATATGGTCTCTAGAGCATTTCTGCCCAGTGGACACAGTGAGTAAGAAATGgataagaaaaatatctgggtgagggtgaatgtgtgtggggAGGAAAGGGCATGGTGGGGAGGAGGGTACCTGATGAAAAGGACTTTGAGGGGGGTGACGTGCTCAGATGGGATGGAATTGCAGTGTTTCCAAATGCCTCAAAGTTGGCAAAGTTGGTGTTTGAATTACCCTGAGgtgctgcagccacacacaagGAAAAATTAACACAGGCAATGattgtggaaataaaaaaaacaaaaaaaaaacaatggcagGGCAACGCATGGGATGATGACAAACCAAAGAGCACGCACGGCTAAATCAGTATTGATCTGTATTAGTCTGAGTGAAATATTGGACCTATCTTACCTGTCTGGCTTGGAAAATGTGCAAAGTTGGCAAAGTTGGAAGAGCTGGCAGTTTGAGTGGGTGGAGCAGCAAAGATGTCTCCTCCCAGGTCTGAGAGCAAGTCAAACTTCTTCTCCTGAGAAGTGCTGTGAGCCTGGGAACGACCTAGCCCTGGAGACTGGGCGGTAGTAGTAGACAAAAAGAGGTTTCTAAACTTATCTTcaacggaaaaaaaaagacaaagattatatttaacaggaaaagaaaaaggctcAGTGAGCATTTCTGTTACCTGGCGCAGTGGGGTCTTGTTGAGCTGCAGGGTTTTGAGGGGTTGGACTTCTGGGGTGCTGCCAGTGCTGCTGGCTGAGGAGCCCGACACAGAGGCCTGGACACTTGCTACTGCCCTTGCCTGGTCTGGAGGAACATACCTAGACATTCAGGAAAGAGCATCAACGCAAATGTACAGACATATTTAGTCCAAGCAGACACAGCTTTCGTAACATAATCTTGCAACacaatgtgaacatttttttggggTATCAAAGAAGGATGGTCTTTTTGAAGATTTTTAAAACCGGACCTTCCTTCATACACAGGAGTGTTTGAAAGttgtgctttctttctttctttccacaaacactgcagtaaaaagTGACAcgtgagcaaaaaaaaagccccagaCAATGAAGAGTATGCTATCAAACTGAAACATATGGTTAACCAAGTCCATAACTGCAAAATGGTTTTTGGCAGAGGTGACGCACTCATCACAGTCAGTAACACGCCAGCAGTGCAGAAGGCCCTTCAGAACTTTTGACATTGACTTTTAGCAATCAGAATAATTTATTACCTGTCCAGCTACATTATTTAAAGCAATGTGCCTCCAAGGAACAATATTACCTAATTCAACCTTTTAGCCATTCATATAATGTGTAACCAGGTGAAGGGCTGAAATGAGAGCAGTCATGAATGCTGGTTTGATCCTGGTGTGTTCTTTTAACATCAGGTTTTACTTTTGCCAAAACTTATCAAacgaacaaataaacaaatatatgtTACCATCTTTTCTTTTCGTATTTTTCCTGAAGGAACTCTTTTACTTTCTGCGGTTCTCGGAAATCTGGAACAACTGATGTCCTGTCGTCATAGAGGCCCAACCAGATGTGTTTACAGACCTACAGGGGGGGCAGAGGAATGAGGGGAGTGGGTGGTAAGGAGGGgattggggtgggggtggtggcaAAGCcaggagagaggtgagagaaagtaaaggggaaggggggaggggaTGACGAGaaatgggagagaaaaaaaagggggagagaggaatGCCAATAAAGTTGACTAAGCAGGACTAAAAAAAATCCAGAGATGCCATTACAGAATAAAAGACAGACAGCCATGGCTTTAAATATAATGTTTAACAATGTGAAATGTGGtgctgactctttttttttgtgaagtgtACATGATACCTCATTGCTGTGTTTCTGTAGGAACTCAATTTcctgctgtgtgaatgtggtCATAGAGATGGACTTCACTCTGTGTGGGGGATTCAGTCCTCGCCTGTGGGTGGAGGAGGTATATGTTAGCTAAAGAACAAGAGAAGCAGGATGCAACCCAGCACTATTCATGTGACATGaaacgaacaaacaaaaacccaaaacataGATGcccttttacattttcttttcagagtGAACACGTGCATGAGCACTTCATGTTCGGAACATGGCTACCTGAGTGTAAATGTCAACACAGATATttctaaaatacagaaaaaacaaacatcagaggTAAGCATTTATTGACGGTCACAAGTTTTTAAGAGAGAGTTTACATTAAGATTTTAAAGTGTAACAGTAAGTTAACTGAATGCCAAAAGGTCAAAATTAAGAGGCATACATTAAGAAACATGAAACTAAAGTTACATCAGCATCTCTCtaacacagtttcaacaaaaactctCATTACGGTGAGATATATATcgcagggctgttgtattagactgaaTTAGTTTTAGTGAGATCTACCTAATACACATACGCAAGTGAGCGTATACTTAAAGTGTCAATAAAGACTGTTAACCCCAACagactttttcatgttttattaatttaaaacattGAATCACAGTGGATGAATTTAGGATTTTTGAAAAGGTTTCACAGGAAAGATGTTTGATTGTCAATGTTAAAACAAATTTCTATATACAAATTTTACATTGGTAAAAATATAAGCACAGAATAATTAACGGCATAAGTATTTGCCAATGAAGATGAATCTGTGACAAGGCTGTTCAAAATTGTCAATCAAAGGGCAGAcgttaaaattaaaatctttaTTTAGAGTAGAAACTCAGAAGACTGTACCAGGAGAGTTTACATATAATCTGTCCAGCACATGACACCCACTATTCATAACTCCTCAAcacagataagaaaaaaaatccacaaacacTTTCATATCCCTCAGTTTATAGTCAGGTCAATCACAGAATGTTGTAAAACAGCCTCCTTAAGCTTGTGGTCTTCAAAAACTGAACATCTGTGTGAGAAGGGTACTAGTGAAGGAGGCCACCAAGAGGCATGTGGTATCTCTGTTGAAGCTACATGGCTGAGATGGGTCAAGAGTGCAGTCAACAGCTGTTGCTTCACCAGTTGCAAATTTATAGCAGATTGGTAAAGAATAAAACCGcagttgacaaaaaaaaaacaaacaaacgcacaTTACATCTGGGCTAGTGTTAGCCAGAAAGGGATGTGGACACCTCAAACAAAGTGGAGGACAGTTCCATGGTCTGATGAGATCAAAACACAAGTGGAAGTTGAAGTTAAAATGATTTTGCCTCAGTAAAGAGACATCCTGGAGGAAAACCTGCTGCAGTTTGTAACAGAAATGGCTAAAAACTACCAAATGTTAATAAACTGGTGAGGCCAAGTCAGAGTTCAGAATTTGCGACAGGAATTGACAGCTGCTGTTCACTGCAACTTGAGAGAGCTCAAACAGTTTTGCAAAgaggaatgaggaaaaaaatcgCACCTTTCAGATGTGCAAAGCTGATAGAGACCTATCCACACAGACTCCAAGCTGTATGTGCTGCCAGAGGTGCCTCAACTAACACCAACTTCAATCAATTGTGTTGTACTTAATTTAGACAATATGGTAGATGACTGACTGACATATTTCAAAACTGATGGTAGCACTGTCCCTGCATTCAAAGGTTAGTTATAGTTATTTCCCCAACTTTACGTTTGATGTGCCTCTGCCTTTATTCTGTACAGCTGAATAATGGACATGTGCATGAACCCAGAAaactgtacacacagcaccacagTTCACATATAGCCACAATACACTGACTGGAAGTTTGCTAGCAACAATGTTGGTTAAGtaaaacacatacaacacactgacagcaaGATGAACAGAAACATTGACCTCTATATGGGCAACACAAGGGGCGTGAGCAGTGAGGATATTGCATAAATCAGAGTCATTGCCTAAATCCTGCTCTTGATTTCATAACTATCTGCGTTTCCAATGAAGAAGCTGTTTCATCACACCCGCTGCCCCACGTCGTCTTTCAACTACTTCCCAAGTTGAGAGACCCACCCTTCTCCTGCTTATCTctaggtgtgtgtttatgtgagtgtgtgtgtgtgctttgtcgAAGGTCCAGCTAAAGTTCAACCAAAGGACCGTGATGGGCTGTTTTTAAACAAGGTGGTCAAATATTTGACTGGAGAGTATATGATCCTAACGCTTGGCGTGCTAACCTTGACCACACAGGCAGTAAGCCACGGAGACCATTCCTGACACTCACACCGCATCTTATCACACTGAAGCAACGCTGTACACAAACCAAAATGCCGACACTACCCGGCCCAACCCAGCGGCCTCGGTCTGAACCGAGGGGGCAGCGTCAAAGTTACCTGTCCTGATTTTAACGCTAGCTAACGAGCTAGCGGTGCCGCCAAGTCAGTGGTGGACCGCACAAATCCATAACCGACAGCGGTGCCTCGTCGCTGCCCGGTGCACACTGTAAACAATAAAAGACAACTCTGAGACACAGGAGACAACTCACAAGATCCCAGAGCAGGTGGTGCAGACGAAGGAGCCCACTGTCATGTTGACATAGGTCGGGCCGCGCTGGTCGCAGTCGAAGCATTTCCTATTCGCGGGCAGGCTAGTCATTTCCCGGAGCATCTTCAGATGAGTCTCCTCCTGCTTTCGCTTCGCACTCGTCGCCATGGCCGAAAACGGCGGACTGGTATCACCGGGAGAAAAGTTTGGTCAAGTGACCCTGGGCAGGGCGGGCGTCTTCGGGGCAGACTTGCCGCGTACGACGGCGGTGGCCGGGGAGACACCTTGCTGAGAGGTCTGTCGGGGAGACTGGGCGACTgacaaactgcttcttctacacgggaaaaaaatgtgagagaCCGAGCAGCTTCACAGGCACCGGCGCCACCTGTCGGTTTGGAATGATGCCTCGTATTTTGAAGAGAATTACACTCATTATCGgaaatattttagaaaaaaaaaaactactgaaactgtgaaaatattgCTCTTGTACAGTTTACAGAGTTTAACCCAACCGTCATCCACCAAACGTACAATAAGAACATCACACAACCAAATAAAGTCCAAACCAACCAaacataattttaatttaaaatgccAACATTAGTATTATGTGTGAATAACAAATCTTCATATAAAACTACCATGTACAcgtattttcaaaataaagcaaagcaTTCTTCACATGGATTTAAACATCTCAATCTCTTTTATACATAATATCACTTTGCATGTTGGTGcatgttttaaaattcaagtcTCTGGTCCCTGCCTTGGCACCCTTTACACAACAGGTGGTCATTGAATATCTAGTGATGAGACATCCCCTGTCTCCAGTTTTGGCCTACGGGAAGTCATCCCTGACAGTGATCGCACTGTTCTCTTTCATAGCTGTCTGCCGCCTGCCCTGCTTTTCTTGGTGGCTTTGCAGGAAACTGCTGGATTCACTGAAGAAGTGCTCAGTGAACTGCGTTGTTAGAGGACACTGCTGTTCAGACAAGATCAGATTATTGTATTGTCAGTGAGGGTAGTGCTCCCATGCAGAGACAAAGACTTCAAGTCAGTGTCTTGCAAGATGCCTGTTCTGGCGTCTTCTAAATTGGGTGGAAAGCACAGtactttgtaaatgaaaaataaaactgctgccTTTGACAGTTGACATTTCTAAATTACAAatgttacagaaaataaaatataaattgaaATTGGCATTGGATTGTAAAACATTCTGCCCTTTCTCTCAGAACAAGAATGTAGCATGGTAGTTAAATCATGCTACATCATTTATGGCACCCATTCAAGAGTGGGGTCACAGATTTGAGAACTGTCTGTCAAATTGGACCATTATTCTTTTCAGGTATCTGGATGGGGAGACGGATGAAAACAACTTCCTTCCTTTGTCGGTGGAGGCACCAAGCAGCAGATGGTGGCAGACTTAATTTGACTTTGGTTTCTTTCTGTTGCTGCTCAAAGAGGCTGTGGCTTCCACAGGCTAGAGGAcgaaagacagaaaaagcagtTCAGACACATCATATGACAAAGACCAAGTTTTCCCTGCTTTATGACCACTTGGCTGGAGCAGAATTCATGACTGACCCAAACATTTCTAGGgtcattttaaatggttttcattttaatttaatcatcATAGCTTTTCATCCAATAAATCAAGTTCAGAATctattaaatgtgttttaaaaatgcacTGAATTAAAAAGGATTTTTATTTAGATGATGGTTATGTTATGTTCACCTGTCCCCTCTTTCTGGTAACTCTAAAGAAGTCCTCCATTTGGGTTTGCCTGCTACATCCCTCTGCTTTTTGCTTTTCCCGCTCCTCCCGCTTACTTTCCCGCGTCTGACGGAACCTCTCCATTCGACGATGGACCCTCTCCACTCTAAAAACATGAATGCGACTCATACTAGTCTTTGAAAGAGGCACAAAAGTATGAAGAAACTGAGCAAAAATACAGCCGCAATGACTACGTACTTTACATTTTTGACGTGACAGAGAAACTTAACCAAGGCTTCCTCATCAGGCTCAGTCCAGATGAGTTCAGGAGCCTCGGTCCGTGATGGTTCCAAGAATAACCTCCGTGCTTCATTGTACTTCCACTCATTTGGCACAGGATGGGTCTGAAAGGAGGCAGATTTTGGTATGTTTTTAGACATTATATTTTTTGGTAAAGCAATGTAcagaaagaacaacaaagaTCACTGATAGTCCATCTAGTACCTTTCTGTTGATTTGCAAAACCACATTCTCAATAGTACGGTGCTTCTGGATCAGCATCAGAGCTCTCTTAGGACCCAAACCAGCGATCTTGTCACAGTAGTCGCAGCCCAACAAAATGCACAGGTCAACAAACTGGCACATGAAAATTGCAGGAAAGGAAAGTTAAAATACTTATTTCAACAGAGTGCTTTTACAAATTATGATACTGTATGCTTTTAAAGGCATCTTAATGAATGTTTCAGTCTTACCTCCTCATGACTAATTTGGAGTTTCTCTAATAGTTTGGGTAAAGAATATTCAATTACTTCACTGTGAAGATGAAGAACAACATAGATCAGCAATAGATCAGTTTGGAAACAACCCAGTTAATCATTCCATCTAAATAATAACTTGGATTTttgtattgaaaaaaaataaaagaagcacAAAGGAAAACATATTTACCAACCTGAATATCAATGGCAAGTATTACACTACACAAGGACATGGATGATATCATCCTTTGAGTAACACATGAACTGCACAGTTCTTACCTGTCTCTCTTGGCGTTCAGCTGGCGAATAAGAATATTGGCTCCAAACGGCAGTGTGTCCATGTCCTCTGATGCCACCGCGTCCACAGTCCCCGCTCTCACCAGCTGGGCACAGTGAGCCTCACCGTCCCCTGGAGCCTTGAGAACAacatacagagaaagagagggggataAAAATGAAAACGTAGGCAGTAAGAGAcataaagacagagatggaacGAGAAATAGGAATGAatatgtttatgtgtatattttttatttatttattttttctttcataccTGGATGAACGGTACACCAAGAAGCTTCAGGAGATGGAGACAATCCTTGGTCTGGGCTGATGCTGCATTTAGCACAAAAGAGTCAGGATTCATTTAAGAAGACTGAAAGTCAAATAATATTTCCAATGCTTAAGGCAGTTCTAAGACTAATGAAACCCCAGAACCTCcactttttgtttgcttttagtTGCACCTGTGCCAGTGTGGTTGGTGGAGCTCCAACCAGCTGCCTTAGCTCTCTTCTCaagctgcaggaaaaacaggagCTTCGATCAGCATGGTTAACAGTCATCCCTCTACAGGAATCTGCTGCGTCTCTTGTATAGCACTAATTAATCAAACGCACTTTCGCCTCCTGCTTTTAGATATTTTCTTCAGTCAACACGTGACCAATCATTTGACATGAGACCAGTTCTACTGCGAATATGATCACATGGAGAGAgtgacgtacacacacacacaccaggaggCTACATTTAGTATCAGGTTAGGTCCAAAGATACAGAATCAGTGCATCACTTACAACAGTTTTCTTCTCCCCAGGAGGCTTTCCgtcaaacacaaagactggTTTTATGTCATGCTCCAGGAAGGTGAGCGTGCGGAAGAAGAGACCTGTCAGGGGGCTGGAGGGAAGAAATAAAGGCCTTTTCACACAACATGGACAGTGACTAAAAACCGGAAATCCCTTtccatcataaaaaaaactgtgaaaaattatttttaattgttgATGACACTATGTCAGAGAAGGACTGACTC includes:
- the agfg1b gene encoding arf-GAP domain and FG repeat-containing protein 1b; translated protein: MATSAKRKQEETHLKMLREMTSLPANRKCFDCDQRGPTYVNMTVGSFVCTTCSGILRGLNPPHRVKSISMTTFTQQEIEFLQKHSNEVCKHIWLGLYDDRTSVVPDFREPQKVKEFLQEKYEKKRWYVPPDQARAVASVQASVSGSSASSTGSTPEVQPLKTLQLNKTPLRQSPGLGRSQAHSTSQEKKFDLLSDLGGDIFAAPPTQTASSSNFANFAHFPSQTAPQGNSNTNFANFEAFGNTAIPSHLSTSPPSKSFSSGGGVPIPSMSSAVPAQSQTGSCTEDRYAALAELDNELSSSASTGSNVQGNIFGPVLGSSPAQNPPVLPSMQPGFGAVPSTNPFVAAAVAPEMATNPFQTNGRAPAAASFGTGSMSMPAGFGNASSYCLPTSFSGNFQQQFPGQAPIPYAQPGAYHPQSNGPAFPVYSQNKPSMTPFGQPMAGPGMSNNPFMAGAPAGSFPSGGSSTNPFL
- the zgc:110269 gene encoding probable flap endonuclease 1 homolog isoform X1, which codes for MGILKLADLIRSDAPDAISYKDISDYTGKIIALDTSIVMNQFRAATPTLSPLTGLFFRTLTFLEHDIKPVFVFDGKPPGEKKTVLEKRAKAAGWSSTNHTGTASAQTKDCLHLLKLLGVPFIQAPGDGEAHCAQLVRAGTVDAVASEDMDTLPFGANILIRQLNAKRDSEVIEYSLPKLLEKLQISHEEFVDLCILLGCDYCDKIAGLGPKRALMLIQKHRTIENVVLQINRKTHPVPNEWKYNEARRLFLEPSRTEAPELIWTEPDEEALVKFLCHVKNVKVERVHRRMERFRQTRESKREEREKQKAEGCSRQTQMEDFFRVTRKRGQPVEATASLSSNRKKPKSN
- the zgc:110269 gene encoding probable flap endonuclease 1 homolog isoform X2; its protein translation is MGILKLADLIRSDAPDAISYKDISDYTGKIIALDTSIVMNQFRAATPTLSPLTGLFFRTLTFLEHDIKPVFVFDGKPPGEKKTVLEKRAKAAGWSSTNHTGTASAQTKDCLHLLKLLGVPFIQAPGDGEAHCAQLVRAGTVDAVASEDMDTLPFGANILIRQLNAKRDSEVIEYSLPKLLEKLQISHEEFVDLCILLGCDYCDKIAGLGPKRALMLIQKHRTIENVVLQINRKTHPVPNEWKYNEARRLFLEPSRTEAPELIWTEPDEEALVKFLCHVKNVNLWKPQPL